The Rhizobium sp. BT03 genome has a window encoding:
- a CDS encoding ABC transporter ATP-binding protein — translation MAFLEISGLRKRFGAVDILKGIDLELEKGGFLVLVGPSGCGKSTLLNTIAGLETITSGDIRIDGRAINGLHPSKRDIAMVFQSYALYPNMTVAGNIAFGMEIRGVPKEERAKAIKQVSDMLQIGHLLDRKPSQLSGGQRQRVAMGRALVRNPQVFLFDEPLSNLDAKLRVDMRTEIKRLHQRMGTTFVYVTHDQIEAMTLATKIAVLKDGVLQQFGTPAEIYNSPANLFVADFMGSPAMNLLNATVETGTSGLAVALERPNGAPLRLPIASGANGLSSYAGKQVIFGIRPEALTDPDGADRKARSLTEDDCLIEVVEPAGSDTFAVTKLGGKSVVARLRADAGIAPGQTTRLAFNLDKAVFFDPDSQMRIV, via the coding sequence ATGGCCTTCCTGGAAATCTCCGGTCTCAGAAAACGCTTCGGCGCCGTCGACATTCTCAAGGGCATCGACCTCGAACTCGAAAAGGGCGGCTTTCTCGTGCTGGTCGGCCCGTCCGGCTGCGGCAAGTCGACCCTGCTCAACACCATTGCCGGGCTGGAGACGATCACGTCAGGCGATATCAGGATCGACGGGCGCGCCATCAACGGCCTGCATCCGTCCAAGCGCGACATCGCCATGGTGTTCCAGTCCTATGCGCTCTATCCGAATATGACGGTGGCGGGCAATATCGCCTTCGGCATGGAGATCCGCGGCGTGCCGAAGGAGGAGCGGGCCAAGGCGATCAAGCAGGTCTCCGACATGCTGCAGATCGGCCATCTGCTCGACCGCAAGCCGAGCCAGTTGTCCGGCGGCCAGCGCCAGCGCGTCGCCATGGGCCGGGCTTTGGTGCGCAATCCGCAGGTCTTCCTGTTCGACGAGCCGCTTTCCAATCTCGACGCCAAGCTGCGCGTCGACATGCGCACCGAGATCAAGCGGCTGCATCAGCGCATGGGCACCACCTTCGTCTATGTCACCCATGACCAGATCGAGGCGATGACGCTGGCGACCAAGATCGCGGTGCTGAAGGACGGGGTGCTGCAGCAGTTCGGCACGCCGGCCGAGATCTATAACAGCCCGGCCAATCTCTTCGTCGCCGACTTCATGGGATCGCCGGCGATGAACCTGCTCAACGCCACCGTCGAGACCGGCACCAGTGGGCTCGCCGTCGCGCTCGAACGGCCGAACGGCGCGCCGCTCAGACTGCCGATCGCCTCAGGCGCCAACGGCCTCTCCTCCTATGCCGGCAAGCAGGTGATCTTCGGCATCCGCCCGGAAGCCCTGACCGATCCTGACGGCGCCGACCGCAAGGCGCGTTCGCTGACCGAGGATGATTGCCTGATCGAAGTCGTCGAACCGGCCGGCTCCGACACCTTCGCCGTCACCAAGCTCGGCGGCAAATCCGTCGTCGCCCGCCTGCGCGCCGATGCCGGCATCGCCCCAGGCCAGACCACCCGCCTCGCCTTCAATCTCGACAAGGCCGTCTTCTTCGATCCAGACAGCCAGATGCGGATCGTGTGA
- a CDS encoding adenylate/guanylate cyclase domain-containing protein, translating into MDYSDVSTIAAWVTEQGLKGASEVELMTGFCAACRNAGLPLDRGLAVMDTLHPVHEGRAFRWDSVEEIETEFEYGPTSSGEAASNWQRSAFYHLWSGNEREVRRRLGFGDPIDFAMLDKIAEAGHTDFVALMHRFSEAGTIGEMDCFFSHFATKHPEGFSDHDLAILRKLVPVLGLAIKCIALGRIARTIAEVYLGEDAARQVMEGKISRGKSERISAALWFSDLLNYTKISDRVPPEEIIPLLNDYSEVAISAIHEAGGNVLKLIGDGVLAIFKGEVPAETCRAALHAESLLREKLSKLNAARAADGRPTTDVYIGLHIGDVFYGNIGSQDRLDFTVIGPAVNEVSRIASMCRSVDLNLLISSDFVAAIPEEQRAAIACVGRYTLRGVQRAQELYTLDGARLNT; encoded by the coding sequence ATGGATTACAGCGACGTCAGCACGATTGCGGCCTGGGTTACGGAGCAGGGACTGAAGGGCGCTTCCGAGGTCGAGCTCATGACCGGCTTTTGCGCCGCTTGCCGCAATGCCGGCCTGCCGCTGGACCGCGGCCTGGCGGTGATGGATACACTGCACCCGGTGCATGAAGGCCGTGCCTTCCGCTGGGACAGTGTGGAGGAGATCGAAACCGAATTCGAATATGGTCCGACGAGCTCGGGCGAAGCGGCGTCGAACTGGCAGCGCTCGGCCTTCTACCATCTTTGGTCGGGCAATGAGCGGGAGGTGCGCCGACGCCTGGGCTTCGGCGATCCGATCGATTTCGCCATGCTCGACAAGATCGCGGAAGCCGGCCACACGGATTTCGTGGCGCTGATGCATCGTTTCAGCGAAGCCGGCACGATCGGCGAAATGGATTGTTTCTTTTCGCATTTCGCGACCAAACATCCTGAAGGTTTTTCCGATCACGACCTTGCCATCCTGCGCAAGCTGGTGCCGGTGCTGGGGCTGGCGATCAAGTGCATCGCGCTCGGGCGCATCGCCCGCACCATTGCCGAAGTTTATCTCGGCGAGGATGCGGCGCGCCAGGTGATGGAAGGCAAGATCAGCCGCGGCAAATCGGAACGGATTTCGGCGGCGCTCTGGTTTTCCGATCTGTTGAACTACACCAAGATTTCCGATCGCGTGCCGCCGGAGGAAATCATCCCGCTGCTCAACGATTACAGCGAGGTGGCGATCTCGGCGATCCACGAGGCGGGCGGCAACGTGCTGAAACTGATCGGCGACGGGGTGCTCGCCATCTTCAAGGGCGAGGTGCCGGCCGAGACCTGCCGCGCGGCGCTCCATGCCGAATCGCTGTTACGGGAAAAGCTCTCCAAGCTGAACGCCGCGCGCGCGGCCGACGGCCGGCCAACGACGGATGTCTATATCGGCCTGCATATCGGCGACGTCTTCTACGGCAATATCGGCAGCCAGGACCGGCTGGACTTCACGGTGATCGGCCCTGCCGTCAACGAGGTCAGCCGCATCGCCTCGATGTGCCGATCGGTCGATCTCAACCTGCTGATCTCCTCCGATTTCGTCGCTGCGATACCGGAGGAGCAGCGCGCGGCAATCGCCTGCGTCGGGCGCTATACATTGCGCGGCGTGCAGCGCGCGCAGGAACTCTATACGCTGGACGGTGCACGCCTCAACACCTGA
- a CDS encoding SMP-30/gluconolactonase/LRE family protein, whose product MADNPLYDIRDERFGALVIGSAALEELYCGCRWTEGPVWFSDLNCLLWSDIPNERMMRWTPDGTVSVFRSPSNYVNGNTRDRQGRLISCEHGGRRVTRTELDGSITVLADSYRGKRLNSPNDVVVHSDSGIWFTDPTYGILSDYEGHKAEPQQPTRNVYRIDPSSGAIEAVVEDFIQPNGLAFSPDETKLYIADSGSAKHDVPRHIRVFDVVDGRKLANSRYFCSLDVGNPDGFRFDMSGNLWTSAGDGVHCFSPDGTLLGKIRVPQTVSNLTFGGPKKNRLFITATRSVYSIYTKTNGAQYP is encoded by the coding sequence GTGGCCGACAATCCGCTTTATGACATCCGCGATGAACGTTTCGGCGCCCTGGTCATCGGCAGCGCCGCGCTCGAGGAACTCTATTGCGGCTGCCGCTGGACGGAAGGCCCGGTCTGGTTTTCCGACCTCAACTGCCTGCTCTGGAGCGATATCCCGAACGAACGCATGATGCGCTGGACGCCCGACGGCACGGTCTCGGTCTTCCGCTCGCCCTCCAATTACGTCAACGGCAACACCCGCGACCGGCAGGGCCGACTTATCTCCTGCGAACATGGCGGCCGCCGCGTCACCCGCACCGAACTCGACGGCAGCATCACCGTTCTCGCCGACAGCTACAGGGGCAAACGGCTGAACTCGCCGAACGATGTCGTCGTCCATTCCGATAGCGGGATCTGGTTCACCGATCCGACCTACGGCATCCTGTCCGATTACGAGGGCCACAAGGCCGAGCCCCAGCAGCCAACCCGAAACGTTTACCGGATCGACCCTTCAAGCGGCGCAATCGAGGCCGTCGTCGAGGATTTCATCCAGCCGAACGGCCTTGCCTTCTCGCCCGACGAGACGAAACTCTACATCGCCGATTCCGGCTCGGCCAAGCATGACGTGCCACGCCATATAAGAGTTTTCGACGTCGTCGACGGCAGGAAGCTCGCAAACAGCCGCTATTTCTGCAGCCTCGATGTCGGCAATCCCGACGGCTTCCGCTTCGATATGAGCGGCAATCTCTGGACGAGTGCCGGCGACGGCGTTCATTGCTTTTCGCCCGACGGCACGCTGCTCGGCAAGATCAGGGTGCCGCAGACGGTCTCCAACCTCACCTTCGGCGGTCCCAAGAAAAACCGGCTCTTCATCACCGCGACGCGCTCGGTCTATTCGATCTATACGAAGACCAACGGCGCCCAATATCCGTGA
- a CDS encoding LacI family DNA-binding transcriptional regulator, with amino-acid sequence MAHLFLVKDIAFQAGLSTATVDRVLNGRPGVRQQTEMRVKAAISELEKQQAGAVSSGRTLAIDIVMETPQRFSDAVRAAFEAEMAAFLPGVFRCRFHLAEVMKPAEMVQLLDRIRLRGTDGIVLKAPDVAEVAAAVARADAAGIPVVTLVTDVPNSARIAYAGADNRAAGETAAYLIGEVLGSCGGKVLVTLSSGRFRGEEEREIGFRRVIRAHYPGIGITEISDGHGSDAATGTLATAALVADPVINAVYSIGGGNRAVLAAFDAASRPVRVFVAHDLDADNRALLAARRIGFVLHHDLRTDARSAFRAIMGRATSPGRAVPASLSSVEIVTPYNMPAGD; translated from the coding sequence ATGGCCCATCTCTTCCTCGTCAAGGATATCGCTTTTCAGGCGGGCCTCAGCACCGCGACCGTCGACCGGGTGCTGAACGGCCGGCCGGGTGTGCGCCAACAGACGGAAATGCGGGTGAAGGCGGCGATCTCTGAGCTGGAAAAGCAGCAGGCCGGGGCGGTGTCGAGCGGGCGAACGCTGGCGATCGATATCGTCATGGAGACGCCGCAGCGTTTCAGCGATGCCGTGCGCGCTGCCTTCGAGGCGGAGATGGCCGCCTTCCTGCCCGGCGTCTTTCGTTGCCGGTTCCACTTGGCCGAGGTGATGAAGCCGGCCGAAATGGTGCAGCTTCTCGATCGCATCCGGCTGCGAGGCACGGATGGTATCGTGCTCAAGGCGCCCGATGTCGCCGAGGTGGCGGCCGCCGTCGCGCGGGCGGATGCGGCCGGCATTCCTGTCGTGACGCTGGTGACCGACGTGCCGAATTCGGCGCGCATTGCCTATGCCGGCGCCGACAACCGCGCTGCTGGGGAGACTGCAGCCTATCTGATCGGCGAGGTGCTCGGCAGCTGCGGCGGCAAGGTGCTGGTGACGCTGTCGAGCGGACGCTTCCGCGGCGAGGAGGAACGCGAAATCGGTTTTCGCCGCGTCATCCGCGCCCATTATCCTGGGATCGGCATCACCGAAATCAGCGACGGGCACGGCAGCGATGCGGCGACGGGAACGCTTGCGACGGCAGCCTTGGTCGCCGATCCCGTCATCAACGCCGTCTATTCGATCGGCGGCGGCAACCGGGCGGTGCTGGCGGCCTTCGATGCGGCCAGCCGCCCGGTCCGTGTCTTCGTCGCCCATGATCTCGATGCCGACAACCGTGCGCTGCTTGCCGCGCGCCGCATCGGCTTCGTGCTGCATCATGATCTCCGAACCGACGCACGTTCGGCCTTCAGGGCGATCATGGGGCGGGCGACGTCACCGGGGCGGGCGGTTCCGGCCTCGCTTTCTTCAGTCGAAATCGTCACGCCCTACAACATGCCTGCCGGCGATTGA
- a CDS encoding glycoside hydrolase family 2 protein has protein sequence MRSVVSFNEGWSFHEGFGQRLLESFDAAKSVSLPHTAVELPFNYFDEKSYQRAFTYQKVLRWLPEFEGREVSLVFDAAMADSVVYLNGEEIIAHKDGYTPFEARLTGKLLKGENLVTVKIDGSENPAIPPFGGRIDYLTYAGIYRDVWLKVTDPVSIRNLKIETTDVLAPEKSATIRVDIANPEGRSFSATVTATLKQADGTVIATAATETIGDRTRLSFGGLAGIALWDITNPTLYEVTVELRTEHGSDRVSTRFGFRTAEFTPEGFLLNGRPLKLRGLNRHQSFPYVGYAAGRSAQERDADIMKSVLKCNIVRTSHYPQSKWFLDRCDAIGLLVFEEIPGWQHIGDADWQKESIENVRRMIERDWNHPSIIIWGVRINESQDSHDFYVETNRLARELDSTRQTGGVRYITESELLEDVYTMNDFILGNEELPGANRPRTVLRGQQENTGLSRKVPYLITEFNGHMHPTKIYDQEQRQAEHVRRHLEVLNAAYGDPDISGAIGWCMFDYNTHKDFGSGDRICYHGVMDIFREPKFAAYAYISQCDPSEEIVMKPATFWARGERNIGGVLPLIILTNCDEVELQYGGLSKRIGPDRENYPHLPHPPVVLDHRHFTADELGTWGLEWIDGTLTGYIGGEPVASLTFAADPLPTTLEIVADSSTLKARERDSTRVIIRALDQCGQRLPFMNDSISLKVHGPAKIVGPANVPLQGGTAGFWLEATGLVGEITVEAVSSRFAPVTLSVTAAA, from the coding sequence ATGCGTTCCGTCGTTTCCTTCAACGAAGGCTGGAGTTTCCACGAGGGCTTCGGCCAGCGCCTGCTCGAAAGCTTCGATGCCGCCAAGTCGGTCAGCCTGCCCCATACCGCCGTCGAATTGCCGTTCAACTATTTCGACGAGAAAAGCTATCAGCGTGCCTTCACCTATCAGAAAGTGCTGCGATGGCTGCCGGAATTCGAGGGCCGTGAAGTCTCGCTCGTCTTCGACGCCGCCATGGCCGATAGTGTCGTCTATCTGAACGGCGAAGAAATCATCGCCCATAAGGACGGCTACACCCCCTTCGAGGCCCGCCTCACCGGTAAGCTGCTCAAGGGCGAGAACCTCGTGACCGTCAAGATCGACGGCAGCGAGAACCCTGCCATCCCCCCTTTCGGCGGCCGCATCGATTATCTCACCTATGCCGGCATCTATCGCGACGTCTGGCTGAAGGTCACCGACCCCGTCTCGATCCGCAATCTCAAGATCGAAACCACCGACGTGCTTGCCCCGGAAAAGTCGGCGACCATCCGCGTCGATATCGCCAATCCCGAGGGCCGCAGCTTCTCGGCAACCGTCACCGCCACGCTGAAGCAGGCGGACGGCACGGTGATCGCAACCGCGGCGACCGAAACGATCGGCGACCGCACCCGGCTTTCCTTCGGCGGCCTTGCCGGCATCGCCCTCTGGGATATCACCAATCCCACGCTCTACGAAGTCACCGTCGAACTCAGAACCGAACACGGCTCCGACCGCGTCTCCACCCGCTTCGGCTTTCGCACCGCTGAATTCACGCCGGAAGGTTTCCTGCTCAACGGCAGGCCGCTGAAGCTGCGGGGCCTCAACCGCCACCAGTCCTTCCCCTATGTCGGTTATGCCGCCGGCCGCTCCGCCCAGGAGCGCGACGCCGATATCATGAAGAGCGTGCTGAAGTGCAATATCGTCCGCACCTCGCATTATCCGCAGTCGAAATGGTTCCTCGACCGCTGCGACGCGATCGGCCTGCTGGTTTTCGAGGAGATTCCCGGCTGGCAGCATATCGGCGATGCCGACTGGCAGAAGGAATCGATCGAAAACGTCCGCCGCATGATCGAGCGCGACTGGAACCATCCTTCGATTATCATCTGGGGCGTGCGCATCAACGAGTCCCAGGATAGTCACGATTTCTACGTCGAGACCAATCGCCTCGCCCGCGAACTCGACAGCACCCGCCAGACCGGCGGCGTGCGTTATATCACCGAGAGCGAGCTGCTCGAGGACGTCTACACGATGAACGATTTCATCCTCGGCAATGAGGAATTGCCGGGCGCCAACCGCCCGCGCACGGTGCTGCGCGGCCAGCAGGAAAATACCGGCCTGTCCCGCAAGGTGCCGTACCTCATCACAGAGTTCAACGGCCACATGCACCCGACGAAGATCTATGATCAGGAGCAGCGCCAGGCCGAGCATGTGCGCCGCCACCTCGAGGTGCTGAACGCCGCCTATGGCGACCCCGACATTTCGGGCGCGATCGGCTGGTGCATGTTCGATTACAACACCCACAAGGATTTCGGCTCCGGTGATCGCATCTGCTATCACGGCGTCATGGACATATTCCGCGAGCCGAAATTCGCGGCCTATGCCTATATCAGCCAGTGCGACCCGTCCGAGGAGATCGTCATGAAGCCGGCAACCTTCTGGGCGCGCGGCGAGCGCAATATCGGTGGCGTGCTGCCGCTGATCATCCTGACCAATTGCGACGAGGTGGAACTGCAATATGGCGGGCTGAGCAAGCGCATCGGTCCGGACCGGGAGAACTATCCACACCTGCCGCATCCGCCCGTCGTGCTCGACCATCGCCACTTCACGGCAGATGAGCTCGGCACCTGGGGTCTCGAATGGATCGACGGCACCTTGACCGGCTATATCGGCGGCGAGCCGGTGGCGAGCCTGACGTTTGCCGCCGATCCCTTGCCGACGACGCTGGAAATCGTCGCCGACAGCTCGACGCTGAAGGCCCGCGAACGCGACAGCACCCGCGTCATCATCCGTGCGCTGGATCAGTGCGGCCAGCGCCTGCCTTTCATGAACGACAGCATTTCGCTGAAGGTGCATGGCCCCGCGAAGATCGTCGGCCCGGCCAATGTGCCCCTGCAGGGCGGCACCGCCGGCTTCTGGCTGGAGGCGACGGGGCTGGTGGGTGAAATCACCGTCGAAGCCGTCTCCTCACGGTTCGCGCCGGTAACCCTCAGCGTGACGGCGGCCGCCTAA
- a CDS encoding phytanoyl-CoA dioxygenase family protein: MKTDNQQKMRADRVWLSEDSCDLDDFRRLAEKTTALADYPSASAVEKNVLIYDSRKVTAAAATPEGRRAVLAEICEAFGEGPGVVVFKHAYADTGIIDRASAIFDEIIEEQHRSSTGGGDHFAKPGANDRIWNSLEKHCLADPANFAEYYGNAIVALASQAWLGPSYQMTAQVNRVNPGGAAQSAHRDYHLGFQSSQVIEQFPVHVHRLSPVLTLQGAVAHCDMPLESGPTLFLPHSQTYVPGYLALKRQEFRDYFEANHVQLPLDKGDVVFFNPALFHAAGTNRSADIKRVANLLQVSSAFGRAMETVNRERMSARLFPALKTLQGRLPPDEITNAVAACAEGYSFPTNLDRDPPLGGLAPKTQAQLMHEALREGWSDEAFTAALAEQARKKLS; the protein is encoded by the coding sequence ATGAAGACAGACAACCAGCAGAAAATGCGCGCCGACCGTGTCTGGCTGAGCGAAGACAGCTGCGATCTCGACGACTTTCGCCGCCTGGCGGAAAAGACCACCGCGCTTGCCGATTATCCCTCGGCGTCTGCAGTCGAAAAGAACGTGCTGATCTATGACAGCCGCAAGGTGACGGCGGCTGCCGCGACGCCGGAAGGCCGGCGCGCCGTCCTGGCCGAGATCTGCGAGGCCTTCGGCGAAGGTCCCGGCGTCGTCGTCTTCAAGCATGCTTACGCGGATACCGGCATCATCGACCGCGCCAGCGCGATCTTCGACGAGATCATCGAGGAGCAGCACCGCAGCTCGACCGGCGGCGGCGATCACTTCGCCAAGCCGGGCGCCAACGACCGCATCTGGAACTCGCTGGAGAAACATTGCCTCGCAGATCCGGCAAATTTCGCCGAATATTACGGCAATGCCATCGTCGCGCTCGCAAGCCAAGCCTGGCTCGGCCCGAGCTACCAGATGACGGCGCAGGTCAACCGCGTCAACCCGGGCGGTGCGGCGCAGTCGGCCCATCGCGACTACCATCTCGGCTTCCAATCGTCTCAGGTGATCGAGCAGTTTCCGGTTCATGTGCACCGGCTCTCGCCGGTGCTGACGCTGCAGGGCGCGGTCGCCCATTGCGACATGCCGCTCGAAAGCGGCCCGACGCTGTTCCTGCCGCACAGCCAGACCTATGTGCCGGGTTATCTCGCGCTGAAGCGCCAGGAGTTCCGCGATTATTTCGAAGCCAACCACGTGCAGCTGCCGCTCGACAAAGGCGACGTCGTCTTCTTCAATCCCGCCCTCTTTCACGCCGCCGGCACCAACCGCTCGGCCGACATCAAACGCGTCGCCAACCTCCTGCAGGTTTCTTCCGCCTTCGGCCGCGCAATGGAAACCGTCAATCGCGAGAGGATGAGCGCCAGGCTCTTTCCCGCGTTGAAAACCTTGCAGGGCAGGCTTCCACCCGATGAAATCACCAACGCCGTCGCCGCTTGCGCCGAAGGCTATTCCTTCCCGACCAATCTCGACCGCGACCCGCCGCTCGGCGGGCTGGCGCCGAAGACGCAGGCACAGCTGATGCACGAGGCGTTGCGGGAAGGCTGGAGCGACGAGGCTTTTACGGCAGCGCTTGCCGAGCAGGCGAGGAAGAAGTTGAGCTGA